Proteins from a genomic interval of Medicago truncatula cultivar Jemalong A17 chromosome 3, MtrunA17r5.0-ANR, whole genome shotgun sequence:
- the LOC11418436 gene encoding transcription factor RADIALIS: MASMSASGSWSAKDNKAFERALAVFDKDTPDRWSNVAQAVGGGKTPEDVKRHYEHLLRDVRHIESGQVAFPNYKNIGGYDEEKRLRNLKLQ; this comes from the exons ATGGCATCAATGTCAGCATCTGGTTCATGGAGTGCTAAGGACAATAAAGCATTTGAAAGGGCACTAGCTGTTTTTGATAAAGACACACCTGACCGTTGGTCCAATGTTGCTCAAGCTGTTGGTGGTGGGAAGACTCCTGAGGATGTTAAGAGACACTATGAACACCTCCTAAGGGATGTTAGGCACATTGAATCAGGTCAAGTTGCATTCCCAAATTACAAGAACATTGGAGGCTATGATGAGGAAAAAAG GTTGAGAAACCTAAAGCTCCAGTAA
- the LOC11417851 gene encoding uncharacterized protein, with product MDTQKNQAEKPTSSAAVATSCRKKKHEEASFLEDVKDHIDEFINASMDEHKTCFQKTIKKMFGLSKVVAEANSKATKEVESSLPLQTVLKE from the exons ATGGACACTCAGAAAAACCAAGCTGAAAAGCCAACTTCATCAGCTGCTGTTGCCACTTCTTGTCGAAAGAAGAAGCATGAAGAAGCCTCATTCTTGGAGGATGTGAAGGATCACATTGACGAGTTTATTAATGCTTCTATGGATGAACACAAAACCTGCTTTCAGAAAACAATTAAGAAG ATGTTTGGTTTGTCCAAGGTAGTGGCTGAAGCGAATTCCAAGGCTACAAAAGAAGTTGAAAGTTCTTTGCCTCTTCAGACAGTTTTAAAAGagtaa
- the LOC11417418 gene encoding protein MAINTENANCE OF PSII UNDER HIGH LIGHT 1: MACALQATITTNTCAFSTRKFSLKQQKINKRSSCMFIVRASSESDCNDEECAPDKEVGKVSMEWLAEEKTKVVGTYPPRRKQGWTGYVEKDTAGQTNIYSVEPAVYVAESAISSGTAGTSSDGAQNTAAIAAGLALISIAAASSILLQVGKNSPPQVQKVEYSGPSLSYYINEFKTQEITQAPSVSTETELSSSVPTESDVPTQTELSSSVQSESIAPAKTELSSSIQTESVATDASISVPPESSPAEVSQVQVESQIQTETSSVDIVS; the protein is encoded by the exons ATGGCTTGTGCATTGCAAGCTACCATAACAACCAACACATGTGCCTTTTCAACAAGGAAATTCTCCTTGAAGCAACAAAAGATTAACAAGAGAAGTTCATGCATGTTCATTGTTAGAGCTTCTTCTGAGTCTGATTGTAATGATGAAGAATGTGCCCCTGATAAGGAA GTTGGGAAGGTGAGTATGGAATGGTTAGCAGAGGAGAAGACAAAAGTAGTAGGTACATATCCACCACGTCGTAAGCAGGGTTGGACAGGCTATGTTGAAAAGGATACTGCTGgacaaacaaatatatattcaGTCGAG CCAGCAGTTTACGTGGCAGAGAGTGCTATAAGTTCAGGAACAGCTGGTACTTCTTCCGATGGAGCTCAGAACACAGCAGCAATTGCTGCTGGTCTTGCACTGATCTCAATTGCCGCTGCATCATCAATACTTCTACAGGTTGGTAAGAATTCTCCTCCTCAGGTCCAAAAAGTCGAATACTCTGGGCCATCACTTAGTTACTACATCAACGAGTTCAAAACACAAGAAATTACTCAAGCGCCCTCTGTGTCTACTGAGACAGAGCTATCATCATCTGTTCCAACAGAGAGTGATGTGCCTACTCAGACAGAACTATCATCATCTGTTCAATCCGAGAGCATCGCGCCCGCTAAGACAGAACTATCATCATCTATTCAAACAGAGAGTGTTGCGACCGATGCATCCATATCTGTTCCACCTGAAAGCTCTCCTGCAGAAGTTTCTCAAGTTCAAGTGGAATCTCAAATTCAGACAGAGACCTCAAGTGTGGACATCGTATCTTAA
- the LOC11417419 gene encoding LOW QUALITY PROTEIN: F-box/kelch-repeat protein At3g23880 (The sequence of the model RefSeq protein was modified relative to this genomic sequence to represent the inferred CDS: deleted 2 bases in 1 codon; substituted 1 base at 1 genomic stop codon), which translates to MTLSLVVLPNDLISKILSFLNVNFLVXLRCVSKSWKTLISDPAFVKLHLKRSASRNPLFTLITHHITEILGKSPYGSDDEWDLDYCIVPCFRHCLIENPSFSLSVDDYHHLNDKGYSRIVGSCNGLICLAGFFTNGFQEYWLRLWNPATRTTSQNFGYFCNFGSCLSFMFGCGNTSDTYKVVVSRYIRDQLTNEVKVLSFGDNVWRNIESFRTIPLHLDYRGLGHSWYDGVFFSGSLNYNGYDVKDFTVEQFVIVSLDLGTETYNHYWLPRGFDKVPPIEPNVGVLGDCLCFSYSYKVTYLIIWQMKKFGVEESWTQFLKISYQNLQLDYDFSWNTLKYHLRFIPLLLYEEGDTLILQSNKEREAILYNWKDNRVVRTGVTVHKTIIDNRTNNYLCWHLAKGHV; encoded by the exons ATGACTCTGTCGCTAGTGGTCCTCCCAAACGATCTCATCAGCAAGATCTTATCCTTTCTCAATGTGAACTTTCTTGTGTGACTCAGGTGTGTGAGTAAATCTTGGAAAACACTCATCTCTGATCCCGCTTTCGTGAAATTGCACCTCAAGAGATCAGCATCACGAAATCCACTCTTCACACTAATCACGCATCACATCACAGAAATCCTAGGTAAGTCCCCCTATGGCAGTGACGATGAATGGGATTTGGATTACTGTATCGTTCCATGCTTCAGACATTGTTTAATTGAGAACCCGTCGTTCAGCCTTTCTGTGGATGATTACCATCATTTGAACGACAAAGGATACTCTCGTATAGTTGGTTCCTGCAATGGATTGATATGTTTGGCTGGT TTCTTCACCAATGGGTTTCAAGAGTACTGGCTCCGCTTATGGAACCCAGCCACGAGAACGACATCTCAAAATTTtgggtatttttgtaattttgggTCATGTTTGAGCTTCATGTTTGGTTGTGGTAATACCAGTGACACTTATAAAGTGGTGGTGTCCCGTTACATTCGTGATCAATTAACAAACGAGGTGAAAGTTCTCAGTTTTGGTGATAATGTTTGGAGAAATATTGAAAGTTTCCGGACAATTCCTCTTCATTTGGACTACCGTGGACTGGGTCATTCTTGGTATGATGGTGTGTTTTTTAGTGGCAGTCTTAActacaatgggtatgatgtgaAGGACTTTACTGTTGAGcaatttgttattgtttcacTTGATTTGGGGACTGAGACATACAATCACTATTGGCTGCCTCGTGGATTTGATAAGGTGCCTCCTATAGAACCAAATGTTGGTGTGTTGGGGGACTgcctttgtttttcttattcttaCAAGGTAACCTATCTTATTATATGGCAAATGAAGAAATTTGGGGTTGAAGAGTCTTGGACTCAATTTCTTAAAATTAGTTATCAAAATCTTCAATTAGATTATGACTTTAGTTGGAATACGCTGAAGTATCATCTTCGATTCATACCCTTGCTTCTTTATGAGGAAGGAGATACATTGATATTACAGAGTAATAAAGAAAGGGAAGCAATTTTGTATAATTGGAAAGATAATAGAGTGGTGCGAACAGGAGTTACGGTGCATAAAACTATTATTGATAACAGAACTAACAATTATTTATGTTGGCACTTGGCCAAGGGTCATGTTTAA